TTTTCGTTCAGTATTGCTTGAGAGATGTGTTCACCAGTGACGGGACCGTTAAAGTAAAGGACTGATGAACAAACCGATCAATcatcaaaagaagaaaaatacgCATACTACATCGCTCTTCGCTTCTGTGCCCGCAGGCGCTGAGCTACACGGCCTCCGTGGGGATCCTCACCGTCATCTGCGTGGAACGCTACATCGCCATCGTGCACCCCATGTGGAGTAAGCACGTCATCACCATACGGAGGCTGCGGATCGTCGTGCTCTCCGTGTGGCTCATCAGTGCCGGCTTCTGCAGCCCGCGGCTAATCATGTGCGGCACGGCAGACGTGCCCTCGCACGACGAACCCCAGCGCACCATCCAGATCTGCATCATGCGCCGCTTCCTCTACGACTCCCGCACCTACGACGTGCTCAACTtcgtcgtctgcttcttcgtGCCGCTCGCCATCATGAGCGTCATGTACTCCATCATCGGCCTCCAGCTGTGGAGGAGCAGTGTCCCGACCGCCTACTCACCCGGAGGTCCACGAAGGGCTACCTTGGAGCTAGTCCCGCTGGCCAGGGCCAACTCGTCCTCCGCACAGTGTCGAGAGAGCTTGCTCCCGGACACCGTCGCGTGCTCCACGACGCGGGCGGGCTTTGTCAGGAAGCCGAAGCAGACCAAGAACAAGAAGCACTCAATCCCCGTTCCGGCTAGCAACCAGGTCCACCAGCACTACCAGCAGCAGGCAGCCGCGACCGTGCTTCGGGCGAGGAGAAAGGTCATCCGGCTCCTGGTGGCCGTGGTGCTCGGGTTCGCAGTCTGCAACCTGCCGTTCCACGCGCGCAAGTTTTACCAGTACTGGTCGGCGAGCTACGAGGGGGCGTCGCGGTCGGCAGTCAGTCTGACCATCGCCACCACGCTGGTGCTCTACATGAACTCCTTCATCAACCCGATCCTGTACGCGTTCCTCTCGGACAACTTCCGCCGGAGCATGAAGGACGTGCTTCTGTGCCGCTCTCGGCGCAAGATACGACGCCTCTCGTCCAACCGCTCCAACGGCAAGACGACCGCATCGTCGGTCTTCCAGCACCAGGAGAACACGGTCGTGCATGCCAATGGATTTGTCTGAGGACGGCTCCTAGTCGCCTCTGCGGCGACTCGCCGAAATCACGGTCGTGTGCGGTTCTGGGCTGGAAAGTGGCCCCCTTGTTCGCAGTAGCTGACAAGGAGTTAGCGTCCTCAGTGACGTGCCTGCACGAAATGCCCTGGTCTCGCGATATAACGTCGAGGAGGTTGCGCTACCAAGTGAAGTGGTGTGTATATCTTTGCACATTCAGTGTGCGTATTCTCTGTCGTAAAGCGAACATGGCCTGAAAGAAGGGTTTCATTAAGCCCATATGAACGCTTTGACAATACTTTAGCTATCTTTGGAAACTTGAGATCTGGTTTCGTAGTTTTTGCACTCGGAAGTGGTTGGACGGAAGTACTAAAGAAAAATCTCCGAAAAAATAACGTACCGACCAGTGAAACGTAGCATATAAAGCACAGCTTGGCGTGTTATTGATAAGTGGAAGTATTCCAAAGAATTTTATGTGATATCGGTTAAGCTATGTACGCGTTCTTAAACTCTGAATATTACATTGAGAACTGTGAACAGTGCGCCGTAATTTGTACAGGCTTCTATCTGCAGAAGAACAGATGTTCGTAGTTGTCAGTGTAGATTGATGACAATGGCAGAAAACAGCGCAAATCTGAAGAAACCGgaaggcaaaaagaagaaaacacaggcGTCGTGCATTCCTCTTTATTTCGTGGTTCGTCCAGCTCGAGCTGTTTTTTTCCGTCACTATCACAAAGGCATGCTTCTGGCTGAGCGGCtaggtttttttttcacaaaaagagCCCTAATATTCTAAATCTGTGGACACGTTTCCACTCCTTTTAGATTTCGTGACAGTCAGTGTCGAGTTGAGCCTGGGCAGCAATCAACTGGACCCTGGAGAGAAAGGGATTGGTGGTAGATTATATATGCCTGTACAGCTTTCTTGCAACAGGAGTGTGGGTGACTGCGATTGACAGAAAGAAGCCTTGGAGTGAATTATACGCGGAAAGAGTAGCCAGCGACCCTGCTGGCAGAGTGACGTAATGAGACTCGTATACATGAGTGCTACGCAAATATATAAGCGTAGAATGCCGATACGCGGCTCCGGAAGGGTGAATTCTAAACTCATTCAGAGTAAATTTTCTATCTCGCTCAAATTTGCATGCGCCTATTCGCCAAATGACTCACCCTGCCAAACTAGTGGGCTTTATTTTAGTTTTTTGTTTGCGCagttaaaacttttttttatttagcgtCTGTACACTTGGAAGCTTAAAAGAAGTCAGAAGGAGATTATCTTAAAATTACAGAGAGTAGCTTTTCAGAGCATTTCTCACAAACTTGATAAAAAATGTGAAATTAGGTCTACAGAGCGTAGATGCAATATAAAATCTGCATGATTTAATCGTATTGAACCGCTTGATCTCCTGGAATCGCAGGCCTCCGTCGTCGAGTCGACTTCAAGGCGACGAGCCTTCGTCGTTCTGGCCATGAAAATTCGTGCTACAACCACAAATACTTCAAATCGGCACCTAACTGTGTGAGCACGCAACGATCCCTCAGGACGTGTATACAGACTCCTTCACCTGAGTGATCCGTGAACCTGCGAGAAGGCTTACTCCGCCGATTTGTCTACAAGGTGCTCGGACTATGAACAATAGAGTGAACTTTATGTCATCTATACTCTTGTCCCTGCTGTTGACATCACACCGCTGCTTTTACGACTGAATCATTGACTGTTTTGGGTGATTTTTTGTGAGAAAACGCAAAAAACTCGCTCCAAAAGATCTATGTGTGAACGAGAAAGTAGTCAATAGCAGGAAGCATTCATCTGCCACGTATAAAAATATTGCGTTATTTTCCGTTTTTTTTCCGCTCCTTTTTAAGAATTTTAAGCACTGAGGTATTTTAGGGACCCTAGAGAAACGGTTCATAAAGTAATTTTTTTCAAACGTTCAATAAGCTTTCTATGCTCAGGAAACCTGTTCAATGGAACTAATGACAGCATCCAACAATACCTTGGATGTTTCGTGTGAATAAAGAACTCAAGTCGCTACCTACTTAAGCGTAATTTTCCCAGACTTGCTCAATGAATTCAGATCTCATTTCTGTAGTTAGTGCAAAAACTCAGTCTGGTTTATTATCGGTCCTAAACAAATGCCATTTGATATAGTTTGTTTTTCCTGTTAcccaattattatttattctgAAGTCTCCAGTCATGATTGCATCAACAGCCCGCGATGGTCTACTGTGCATCATATTTTATTGGTGCATGTTTGACAGTTAATAATAAGAGCTGTTATCTTCTTTAGCAGGTGACTGCTGGTCATTTGATCTACAGACATGATAACAAAACAAACGGATAGTGATAGCAAAGTGTACGTCTTAAACTACTCCCAAAATAAGTACGTTTGGACGCAAAAGGGCGCAACAAGATGTTTGCTAACATCCTCACAAAAGTTTATGATGTATTCTTTCGCTGCCTTCAGCTAACTTAGCATAATTGCTTTTCAATAAAAATGGTCACGCGAAGAGGTAAACTTATTCTGCACACACGGAACACATCGAATTACCTGGTTAATAAGTTGAGTACGAGAGTTTGAATATCTAATTACAGTCTAATAATAGGTGCTGGAAACTCAATGAGGTCAGTAATGTCATATATCAAATAAGTAGTATTTATTTTGCAAACAAAAATCAATAGAATGATTGATGAAGAACTGCAATTAGCCGCTTATTTGAACTCCTTGAACGTGGTGGCAGGCATATTGACCAGTTGTCTTAGATAATAAAGAGCACTTAAAAATTTCCATATAAAAAACAAACGAAGTGGCTTAATTGAGTTTTATTTGTCTTTGGCGCTCTCTTAACAAATATTACTAGGTGCTCATCTTCATGCCGTTTTTCGAAGCTTATCGATCTTCCTTTTTTCCACCTTAAAATCTGTGCATTATCCTGACAAAGACGTTGCATAAATCCTAGTTGAACTCCATATAACGACCCTGACACTTATATTCAACCACCTAGACACATTTTATTTCACTGAACTACTCGTGGTGCTAAAAATTTTTGAAGACGCTCTTATGAACTCAATTCATGACTTATGTGCTTCGTAAAAGTGAAACAGCATAAAGGTCCTGTTGTATATGGGAGTGTCATCCTGTGAGGTGTTGAGGTTTAGGTTTCTTCATGTGTCACGTTCCAGTGTGCTTTAAAAGCGCGTAATTACGTGAAATCTTGTCGCTTTGTACGTAGTCACGGAGGAGTGAAAACTGTTGTTGGCTCTAGAGACTTGAATTGCTCTTTTCTGAGAAGCCATGCTTTTA
This portion of the Amblyomma americanum isolate KBUSLIRL-KWMA chromosome 10, ASM5285725v1, whole genome shotgun sequence genome encodes:
- the LOC144106912 gene encoding trissin receptor-like, encoding MAPPDDANDSSTLGLPEAAGNGSATTASGVWASSEADEDIFQRMDVRVSLILAYSIVFCCCFFGNLLVVLVVVVHRRMRTITNFFLTNLAVADLCVGLFCVYQNMSVYLMGEWPFGDFLCRMYFFIQALSYTASVGILTVICVERYIAIVHPMWSKHVITIRRLRIVVLSVWLISAGFCSPRLIMCGTADVPSHDEPQRTIQICIMRRFLYDSRTYDVLNFVVCFFVPLAIMSVMYSIIGLQLWRSSVPTAYSPGGPRRATLELVPLARANSSSAQCRESLLPDTVACSTTRAGFVRKPKQTKNKKHSIPVPASNQVHQHYQQQAAATVLRARRKVIRLLVAVVLGFAVCNLPFHARKFYQYWSASYEGASRSAVSLTIATTLVLYMNSFINPILYAFLSDNFRRSMKDVLLCRSRRKIRRLSSNRSNGKTTASSVFQHQENTVVHANGFV